A window from Scyliorhinus canicula chromosome 19, sScyCan1.1, whole genome shotgun sequence encodes these proteins:
- the LOC119954451 gene encoding telethonin-like: MITLPKIARSVYKAQVLPTHTHSLWSPEPRRGALTAMDMSPTATLSCLVNEEDGHRRQLYSAQWEDQIIRTRPQDGCVLDEVNNVRKESYNRKYQVTHLVQRSPNNIMRMGRLGEELTEYHLPYRNLLPLPIFKPTHISSKVERAMTPPELSGIMELERALGLSGSCQGKRDISEITRELPPVVQPVRLDGKKAGMIQRSLSRSTSQEAQRG; encoded by the exons ATGATAACATTGCCGAAAATAGCCCGGTCTGTGTATAAAGCCCAggttctccccacacacacacacagcctgtggAGCCCGGAACCGAGACGTGGAGCCCTGACTGCTATGGACATGTCTCCCACTGCCACACTCAGCTGCTTAGTGAATGAGGAGGACGGACACAGGAGACAGCTTTACTCAGCACAATGGGAGGATCAAATCATCAGGACGCGACCTCAGGATGG ATGCGTTTTAGATGAGGTGAATAATGTCCGGAAGGAGAGTTACAACAGGAAATATCAGGTGACCCACCTGGTGCAGAGGAGCCCCAACAATATCATGAGGATGGGCCGCCTGGGCGAGGAGCTTACTGAGTACCACCTGCCCTATCGCAATCTGCTTCCCCTGCCAATCTTCAAACCCACTCACATCAGCAGTAAAGTGGAGCGGGCAATGACTCCGCCAGAGCTGAGTGGCATCATGGAGTTGGAACGGGCTCTGGGCTTGAGCGGGAGCTGTCAGGGCAAGAGAGACATCTCTGAGATCACCAGAGAACTTCCTCCAGTTGTACAGCCTGTCAGACTGGACGGCAAGAAAGCGGGCATGATTCAAAGATCCCTATCAAGATCCACGTCCCAGGAGGCTCAGAGAGGCTGA